A genomic window from Haladaptatus caseinilyticus includes:
- a CDS encoding bacterio-opsin activator domain-containing protein codes for MSQIDISRLALDTLPVNVAVLDDRGVVVATNGTWEEFGRENGLTTTTLGSSYLDVCDTANDPTARKAATGIRDILGGKQTEFTLEYPCHSPTEKRWFIMYAMGATTGDNSYVVVAHLNVTDRKQQEFQVERYQTIVQNVPLVLFVLDADGTFTLSEGRGLASLGLTDGEVVGESVYDRYGEVPQIVADCDAALSGEQVRSTTELGDLVFEVVYRPVLNGEGEVDRVVGVAIDVTKRERHEQVLGSLSDLTRELLEAETPGDVCALAVEGAATVLDLPETFIALYDESERALRVRAGELPDETFPDGLLETEDDGGLAWQSFIKNEPRFSDEIAILPLSSHGVFVTKVSDDATLDVAELCAAAVESALGRADRERTLREHEATLRRQNAALERLNELNESIRGIDRALVEARSRDEIEQAVCTRLTSGGPYRFGWIGEHDPGTKTVNPRESAGVSRGFLDTVTVTPDDIDSTDPTGTAMRTGRAQVVQDVLREPPSEPWQREALKRGYRSVCALPLHYEDAVYGVLTVYSDRKGTFDDLERAVLDDVSQTVAYAINAVESKKALTGGDVIELKFDVVDPAIVFVSVASETGGRVEFKGMVSESDGAPKCFFTVRDAAIEDVLDVASHSLEIIDVEHVSDRYDSTLFSATLTESSFIGTLLDHGAVPESFFVEDLPGRVIVRLPANADIRTFVEVLQRRFPAIELRSRRQREHTSKSGNLDVLLTETLTERQRETLEAAYFSGFFDSPRKSTGEEVGRSLGISQPTFQHHLRAAERKLLSQLLERGV; via the coding sequence GTGAGTCAGATCGATATCAGCCGACTCGCACTCGACACGCTCCCAGTAAACGTCGCCGTTCTCGATGATCGAGGCGTGGTAGTGGCGACGAACGGGACATGGGAAGAGTTCGGCCGGGAAAACGGCCTTACGACGACGACGCTTGGCAGTAGCTATCTCGACGTGTGTGATACCGCCAACGACCCGACCGCACGGAAAGCGGCGACGGGAATCAGGGATATCCTCGGCGGGAAACAGACCGAGTTTACGCTCGAATATCCGTGTCACTCGCCGACTGAGAAACGGTGGTTCATCATGTACGCCATGGGTGCGACGACCGGTGACAACTCATACGTCGTCGTTGCACATCTGAACGTTACGGACCGCAAGCAACAAGAGTTTCAGGTGGAGCGGTATCAGACCATCGTCCAAAACGTTCCGCTCGTACTCTTCGTTCTCGACGCTGACGGCACGTTCACCCTCTCCGAAGGTCGCGGACTGGCGTCTCTCGGACTCACCGACGGCGAAGTCGTCGGTGAGTCGGTGTACGATCGATACGGCGAGGTTCCACAGATCGTGGCGGACTGCGATGCGGCACTCTCCGGCGAACAAGTCCGCTCAACGACGGAACTCGGCGATCTCGTCTTCGAGGTAGTCTATCGACCCGTGTTGAACGGCGAAGGGGAGGTAGACCGCGTCGTTGGCGTCGCGATAGACGTGACGAAACGGGAGCGACACGAACAGGTCCTCGGCTCGCTCTCGGACCTCACACGGGAGTTGCTGGAAGCAGAGACCCCCGGCGACGTGTGTGCACTCGCCGTCGAAGGGGCGGCCACGGTTCTCGATCTCCCGGAGACGTTCATCGCGCTTTACGACGAATCCGAACGAGCGTTGCGGGTTCGCGCAGGTGAACTCCCGGACGAAACGTTCCCGGATGGACTGTTAGAGACAGAGGACGATGGTGGTCTCGCATGGCAGTCGTTCATCAAGAACGAACCGCGATTCAGCGATGAAATCGCCATCCTTCCCCTCAGCAGCCACGGTGTTTTCGTTACGAAAGTGTCTGACGATGCGACACTCGACGTCGCTGAACTCTGTGCCGCAGCGGTTGAGTCGGCATTGGGACGAGCGGACCGGGAACGAACTCTACGAGAGCACGAAGCCACCCTCCGTCGGCAGAACGCGGCGCTCGAACGGCTCAACGAATTGAACGAAAGCATTCGAGGCATCGACCGAGCGCTCGTCGAAGCACGAAGTCGCGACGAAATCGAACAGGCTGTCTGTACTCGGCTGACGAGCGGTGGCCCTTACCGCTTTGGGTGGATCGGGGAACACGACCCCGGAACTAAAACGGTGAATCCCCGTGAGTCGGCGGGCGTGAGCCGTGGCTTTCTCGATACGGTCACCGTCACTCCCGACGACATAGATTCGACGGACCCGACGGGAACCGCGATGCGGACGGGCCGGGCACAGGTCGTGCAAGACGTCCTCCGTGAACCACCATCGGAACCGTGGCAACGTGAGGCACTCAAACGTGGCTATCGATCGGTCTGTGCGCTTCCGCTTCATTACGAAGACGCCGTCTATGGCGTCCTCACGGTCTACTCGGACAGGAAGGGGACGTTCGACGACTTGGAACGTGCAGTCCTCGACGACGTGAGCCAAACGGTCGCCTACGCGATCAACGCAGTCGAGAGCAAAAAAGCGCTCACCGGCGGCGACGTAATCGAACTCAAATTCGACGTGGTGGACCCTGCCATCGTTTTCGTGTCCGTCGCATCCGAAACCGGCGGCCGTGTCGAGTTCAAGGGCATGGTTTCCGAATCCGATGGCGCACCGAAATGCTTCTTTACCGTTCGAGATGCGGCAATCGAAGACGTACTCGATGTCGCGTCTCACTCGCTCGAAATCATCGATGTCGAACACGTCAGCGACCGATACGACTCCACGCTGTTTTCAGCAACACTGACGGAGTCGAGTTTTATCGGGACGCTTCTCGACCACGGTGCGGTGCCTGAGTCGTTCTTCGTAGAGGATTTGCCTGGACGAGTGATCGTCCGATTGCCCGCGAACGCTGACATTCGAACGTTCGTCGAGGTACTTCAGCGTCGGTTCCCCGCCATCGAACTTCGAAGTCGCCGTCAGCGAGAGCACACATCGAAATCCGGGAATTTGGACGTTTTGCTCACTGAAACATTGACCGAAAGACAACGTGAAACGCTGGAAGCTGCCTACTTCAGTGGCTTTTTCGATTCGCCGCGAAAGAGTACCGGCGAGGAAGTGGGACGCTCGCTCGGAATCTCTCAACCGACGTTCCAACATCATCTCCGTGCCGCGGAACGAAAACTGCTCTCCCAACTGCTCGAACGAGGGGTCTAG
- a CDS encoding HalOD1 output domain-containing protein produces the protein MRTDVRRRPNGQDGDQPSLAVLSAVMDRAGYDDATDFDTCLYDVIDPDALDALFHRRTRNARVEFSLDGYTVHVHSSGAVEVLDE, from the coding sequence ATGAGAACAGACGTACGACGGCGCCCCAACGGCCAAGACGGTGACCAGCCGAGTCTGGCCGTTCTCTCTGCCGTGATGGATAGAGCGGGATACGACGATGCGACCGATTTCGATACGTGCTTATACGACGTTATCGACCCGGACGCGCTCGATGCGCTCTTCCATCGGCGGACAAGAAACGCCCGCGTCGAGTTCTCACTCGACGGATACACGGTACACGTCCATAGCAGCGGGGCAGTCGAGGTCCTCGATGAGTGA
- a CDS encoding DUF7576 family protein, with product MDGQRTDNNGPDVLGEEQVCANCGDTIEIGSWHPVLAETDDSGMFHLYPFCSPHCRDVWNRTQTTQNRE from the coding sequence ATGGACGGGCAACGCACGGACAATAACGGTCCGGACGTCCTCGGTGAAGAGCAGGTCTGTGCGAACTGCGGTGATACCATCGAAATCGGGTCGTGGCACCCCGTTCTCGCCGAGACGGATGACAGTGGCATGTTTCACCTGTATCCGTTCTGCAGTCCCCACTGTCGGGATGTGTGGAACCGTACGCAAACAACCCAGAATCGAGAATGA
- a CDS encoding DUF7331 family protein, whose protein sequence is MTEQRPSNIEYSEYEDEYGVVAMFYDPENQRAWIRASTTVPVRR, encoded by the coding sequence ATGACTGAACAACGACCAAGCAACATCGAATACAGCGAGTACGAAGACGAATACGGTGTCGTAGCGATGTTTTACGATCCCGAAAACCAGCGAGCGTGGATCCGCGCCAGCACGACGGTCCCGGTACGAAGGTAA
- a CDS encoding carbonic anhydrase: protein MHARFIELLENNSEHATEFQSRFDDVQDSQHPDVVTVCCSDSRVLQDHIWGNDEPGQIFTCSNIGNRVVQRTDSGEVVSGDVLYPVEHTGTETIVVVGHTGCGAVTATYDDVTDGVSEPAGIEHCLGLLKPHLEGGVELLPTNLNRAEAINRLVEYNVDRQVEFLGKSDEIPSNVDIIGVVYDFQDVYSDNRGQAHVINVNGETAVETLQEEYSEIAPRIARLWEY from the coding sequence GTGCACGCAAGATTCATCGAGTTACTGGAGAACAATTCGGAGCACGCAACCGAGTTTCAGTCCCGATTCGACGATGTACAGGATTCCCAGCATCCGGACGTTGTCACCGTTTGCTGTTCGGACTCACGTGTCCTACAGGATCACATCTGGGGGAACGACGAACCCGGCCAAATCTTCACCTGTAGCAACATCGGAAACCGCGTCGTTCAGCGAACCGACTCCGGTGAGGTCGTCTCGGGAGACGTTCTCTATCCGGTCGAACATACGGGAACGGAAACCATCGTCGTCGTCGGACACACCGGTTGTGGAGCCGTTACCGCGACGTACGACGACGTGACCGATGGGGTCTCCGAACCGGCCGGTATCGAGCATTGCCTTGGACTGTTGAAGCCGCATCTCGAAGGCGGCGTCGAACTACTCCCCACGAACCTGAACAGAGCGGAGGCGATAAATCGACTCGTCGAATACAACGTCGATAGGCAGGTCGAATTCCTCGGGAAGAGCGACGAAATCCCTTCGAACGTCGATATCATCGGCGTCGTATACGATTTCCAGGACGTTTACTCCGATAACCGGGGACAAGCTCACGTCATCAACGTCAACGGCGAAACTGCCGTCGAGACACTGCAGGAGGAGTATTCGGAAATCGCCCCACGAATCGCACGACTGTGGGAGTATTGA
- a CDS encoding epoxide hydrolase family protein translates to MVEKCEIAVPEEALDDLQTRLNRTRWPDEIEDAGWEYGVNRSYLQELIDYWRGEFDWDEQEEWMNEFDQYRTSLDGFGIHFVHERGEGDESIPLLLLHGWPSSFVQMLDIVPMLTRPSNYDIDASISFDVVVPSLPGYGFSDRPTRRGMSVPHIANLFQKLMTEELGYDRYAGRGSDIGAGVLVQLGLNYPDSLIGAHFSGTNPRVDEGQIPDDPTDAEVEFLENAERWMREEAAYAMEQSTKPQTLAYGLNDSPVGLAAWIVEKFRTWSDNDGDVEDSFTKDELLTNLTIYWTTETIASSVRLYYESAHDPGEWGRLDVPTAMLMAPADMFPTPREWAERTYRIDRWREASRGGHFLEWEEPKLVADDLNSFFGSL, encoded by the coding sequence ATGGTCGAAAAATGTGAGATCGCTGTTCCGGAGGAGGCGCTCGACGACCTCCAAACTCGATTGAACCGAACCCGATGGCCGGACGAGATCGAAGACGCGGGATGGGAATACGGTGTCAACCGTTCGTATCTCCAAGAGCTAATCGACTACTGGCGAGGTGAGTTCGATTGGGATGAACAGGAGGAGTGGATGAACGAGTTCGACCAGTATCGAACTTCCCTCGATGGGTTCGGCATTCACTTCGTTCACGAACGCGGTGAAGGGGACGAATCGATACCGCTCTTACTCCTGCACGGTTGGCCGAGTTCGTTCGTGCAGATGCTGGATATCGTTCCGATGCTGACCCGACCGTCGAACTACGATATCGACGCGTCGATATCGTTCGACGTCGTTGTCCCGTCTTTGCCGGGATACGGATTTTCCGACCGCCCGACTCGTCGCGGGATGAGCGTCCCCCATATCGCGAATCTGTTCCAGAAGCTGATGACGGAGGAGTTAGGATACGATCGATATGCGGGTCGAGGAAGCGACATCGGGGCCGGTGTGCTCGTTCAACTCGGGCTCAACTATCCGGACTCCCTGATAGGCGCTCATTTCAGTGGGACGAACCCGCGCGTCGATGAAGGTCAGATACCGGACGACCCAACTGACGCCGAAGTCGAGTTTCTCGAAAACGCCGAACGGTGGATGCGAGAGGAGGCGGCCTATGCGATGGAACAATCGACGAAACCCCAAACGCTCGCCTACGGTTTGAACGACTCACCAGTCGGTTTAGCGGCATGGATCGTCGAGAAATTTCGAACGTGGAGCGACAACGACGGCGACGTTGAAGATTCGTTCACCAAGGACGAACTGCTGACCAACTTGACTATCTATTGGACCACGGAAACGATTGCCTCCTCCGTGCGACTCTACTACGAATCTGCCCACGACCCCGGCGAATGGGGACGCCTCGACGTTCCGACGGCGATGTTGATGGCTCCGGCGGATATGTTCCCCACGCCGAGGGAGTGGGCAGAACGAACCTATCGAATCGACCGCTGGCGGGAGGCCTCTCGAGGCGGCCATTTTCTCGAATGGGAGGAACCGAAGTTGGTCGCCGACGACCTCAATTCGTTTTTCGGCTCGCTATGA
- a CDS encoding DUF2243 domain-containing protein produces MGNHENSWLGPQKRAKPLVRAGVLLGLGLGGFFDGIVIHQILQWHHMLTSHPNPSVANDIRLNMMADGLFHVATYAFTVLGIVLLWRAWRTPVVPRSGRTLLGSTVLGWGCFNLIEGIVDHHLLGIHHVWPAGPGPVLLWDLVFLASGVLFVVVGYIVIRNTKSVPEPSETETISH; encoded by the coding sequence ATGGGAAACCACGAGAACTCCTGGTTGGGACCTCAAAAAAGAGCAAAGCCACTCGTCCGGGCCGGAGTTCTTCTCGGATTGGGGTTGGGCGGCTTTTTCGACGGCATCGTCATCCACCAAATCCTTCAATGGCACCACATGCTGACCTCTCATCCGAACCCGAGCGTCGCCAACGATATCCGACTGAACATGATGGCCGACGGCCTCTTTCACGTCGCCACGTACGCCTTCACCGTTCTCGGAATCGTCCTCCTCTGGCGTGCATGGCGAACCCCCGTCGTTCCTCGGTCGGGGCGAACGCTACTCGGAAGCACTGTTCTCGGATGGGGCTGTTTCAACCTTATCGAGGGTATCGTCGATCATCACCTCCTCGGCATTCATCACGTCTGGCCGGCCGGTCCCGGTCCCGTTCTCCTCTGGGACCTCGTATTTTTGGCATCGGGTGTTCTGTTCGTCGTCGTCGGATACATCGTAATTCGGAACACCAAGTCAGTCCCGGAACCATCCGAAACGGAGACGATATCGCACTAA
- a CDS encoding GNAT family N-acetyltransferase, producing MQNDLFPTDAESERLRYEPFHESVEILDLYEHHRSGEMDVVMRPLGENPHATPKATMDELQSAKEAWESGERATYTISSKSDGEFVGVAEQWLEWDKRRASFGMWIREPFWGRGCSSERAGTMSYVAFEWLDLDLVSVGHDPENEQSRRAIEKYVDAYCGQHDAVLRNWLPSNDFGDPTGVHVYSILQEQWRENVTTAEIATIRVGA from the coding sequence ATGCAGAACGACCTATTTCCTACAGACGCCGAAAGTGAACGGCTTCGGTACGAACCGTTTCACGAATCGGTCGAAATCCTCGACCTCTACGAACATCATCGTTCCGGCGAGATGGATGTCGTGATGCGCCCGCTCGGGGAGAACCCACACGCGACGCCGAAGGCGACGATGGACGAACTACAGTCAGCCAAAGAAGCGTGGGAATCCGGCGAGCGAGCGACCTACACCATCTCTTCGAAATCCGACGGCGAATTCGTCGGCGTCGCCGAACAGTGGCTCGAATGGGACAAGCGTCGAGCTTCGTTTGGGATGTGGATACGCGAGCCGTTTTGGGGACGTGGGTGTTCGAGTGAACGGGCCGGTACGATGTCGTACGTCGCCTTCGAATGGCTGGACCTCGACCTCGTGAGCGTCGGCCACGATCCCGAAAACGAACAGTCCCGACGTGCAATCGAGAAGTACGTCGATGCCTACTGTGGACAGCACGATGCTGTCCTCCGAAATTGGCTCCCATCGAATGACTTCGGTGACCCGACGGGCGTTCACGTGTACAGCATACTACAAGAGCAGTGGCGGGAGAACGTTACCACAGCGGAAATAGCGACGATTCGAGTCGGTGCATGA
- a CDS encoding antibiotic biosynthesis monooxygenase family protein, with protein MIGRIWHGRTPAGKADAYFEFQKERAIPDYESIDGNLGAYVFRRIEGDEAHFLTLSFWESRDSIRRFAGEDIESAKYYPEDEDFLLEFEPTVMHYEVYPRND; from the coding sequence ATGATAGGACGGATATGGCACGGGAGAACGCCCGCAGGAAAAGCGGATGCATACTTTGAATTCCAGAAGGAGCGGGCGATCCCCGATTACGAATCAATCGACGGAAACCTCGGTGCGTACGTGTTCCGCCGTATCGAAGGGGATGAAGCCCACTTTTTGACGCTCTCGTTTTGGGAGTCGAGAGACTCCATTCGACGATTCGCCGGCGAGGACATCGAATCAGCGAAGTATTACCCCGAAGACGAGGATTTCTTGTTGGAGTTCGAGCCAACCGTTATGCACTACGAGGTGTATCCGCGAAACGACTGA
- a CDS encoding chorismate mutase codes for MTLAELREEIESIDREIVELIARRTYVAETVAQVKSIEDIPTTDEGQEQKVMDRAGENAKRFDVDSNLVKAVFRLLIELNKVEQRESR; via the coding sequence ATGACGCTCGCGGAGCTCCGCGAAGAGATAGAATCCATCGACCGCGAAATCGTGGAACTCATCGCCCGACGAACCTACGTTGCCGAGACGGTGGCCCAAGTAAAATCCATCGAGGATATTCCGACGACTGACGAGGGCCAAGAGCAGAAAGTGATGGACAGAGCGGGTGAAAACGCCAAACGATTCGACGTGGATTCGAATTTAGTGAAGGCAGTTTTCAGACTACTCATCGAATTGAACAAGGTCGAACAGCGGGAGAGTCGGTAG